The Corynebacterium tuberculostearicum genome window below encodes:
- a CDS encoding DoxX family protein, which yields MILESSPAWPSLLLAAILLGDAALSLKPVPFIEACLSGVKLPKDWWWALIVIKCLAAVGLIAGLWFPGVGITAMIGVIAYFCAAAAAHVRAHFLGSAFWINCLGMLAFSIGVLILTLALN from the coding sequence ATGATCCTAGAATCTTCCCCAGCCTGGCCCTCCCTTCTACTAGCAGCCATTCTGCTTGGCGACGCCGCCCTCTCCCTCAAACCAGTCCCCTTCATCGAAGCCTGCCTCAGCGGCGTCAAACTCCCCAAGGACTGGTGGTGGGCGCTCATTGTCATCAAGTGCCTCGCCGCCGTAGGACTCATTGCCGGCCTCTGGTTCCCCGGCGTAGGAATCACAGCCATGATTGGAGTCATCGCCTATTTCTGCGCGGCCGCAGCAGCCCATGTCCGCGCCCACTTCCTCGGTAGCGCATTCTGGATCAACTGCTTAGGCATGCTCGCATTCTCCATCGGAGTACTGATCCTGACGCTCGCACTGAATTAA
- a CDS encoding TetR/AcrR family transcriptional regulator, whose product MFTEHVHSSRSAAKAGTVSKVLATAYELFLTQGYATTSIRTIASEAGVSVGTVMGVGDKQTLLIRTIGQHISELHDDIRGQSDSLLDVLRPFLQMFTGHEELSRAFGAALIQQGNQGEALTALKTLLTDEITLRLGTRLSSADAAEYADLLYNVYLGLLIGWAAGIYDTEHLTSQAASSIERLNTAFGVTQ is encoded by the coding sequence ATGTTCACTGAACACGTTCACTCATCGCGCTCGGCCGCCAAAGCTGGCACCGTCAGCAAGGTCCTAGCCACCGCCTACGAACTCTTCCTCACTCAGGGCTACGCCACCACCAGCATCCGGACTATCGCATCCGAAGCTGGCGTTAGCGTGGGAACCGTCATGGGAGTCGGCGACAAACAAACGCTGCTCATCCGCACCATTGGCCAACACATTTCAGAACTCCACGATGACATCCGGGGACAATCCGATAGCCTTCTCGATGTCCTGAGACCTTTCCTCCAGATGTTTACCGGCCACGAAGAGCTCTCCCGCGCCTTTGGCGCAGCACTCATCCAACAAGGCAATCAAGGCGAAGCGCTCACCGCACTCAAAACGCTCCTGACCGATGAAATCACCCTGCGACTCGGCACCAGGCTCAGCAGCGCCGATGCGGCCGAGTACGCCGACCTGCTGTACAACGTCTACCTCGGCTTACTCATCGGCTGGGCCGCCGGAATCTACGACACCGAGCACCTCACATCCCAAGCCGCCTCATCGATCGAACGCCTCAACACCGCATTCGGAGTAACCCAATGA
- a CDS encoding NUDIX hydrolase produces the protein MIEVAAVVIRNPQGHVLTVRKKSSTKYQLPGGKPEAGEALVDAALREVAEEVGLTLDAESLNKLGTFDAPAANEPGEVVVGTIFTYTRTVTADEPHAAAEIGDTAWVNPAAPDRELAHLLRDRVFPTLA, from the coding sequence ATGATTGAAGTAGCAGCCGTCGTCATCCGCAACCCACAAGGCCACGTGCTTACCGTGCGCAAGAAGTCCTCCACCAAGTACCAACTGCCCGGCGGCAAGCCCGAGGCGGGCGAGGCGCTTGTCGACGCCGCCCTGCGCGAAGTTGCCGAAGAAGTAGGCCTCACCCTCGACGCCGAGAGCCTCAACAAACTCGGCACCTTCGACGCTCCCGCCGCCAACGAACCGGGCGAGGTCGTCGTCGGCACCATCTTCACCTACACCCGCACCGTCACCGCCGACGAACCCCATGCCGCCGCCGAAATCGGCGACACCGCCTGGGTCAACCCAGCAGCCCCCGACCGCGAGCTTGCACACCTGCTGCGCGACCGCGTCTTCCCCACGCTGGCCTAG
- a CDS encoding Nramp family divalent metal transporter, whose product MRKTLISLTGPAFVAAVAYVDPGNVAANISAGSHYGYLLVWVLVVANLMAMFIQYHSAKLGLVTHRSLPEIMGERLSRRARLGMWAQAELIAAATDLAEVIGGAIALQLLFNLPLFAGALIIGAVSIILLIFQKKNQWFEGLVIGLLLVICIGFLAGLAIAPPDPADVAGGLIPRLEGKDSILLAASMLGATVMPHAIYLHSSLTKQRYPDLEIPHVLAGTRADIAVALSIAGLVNVGLLVLAGSALYGVDGTETISGAHTAIASHLGPLAGVLFAIGLLASGLASTSVGAYAGSEIMDGLLHIKVPLLVRRLVTLIPALVIIGCGVDPTMALVVSQALLSLGIPFAIIPLFRYAGSRDVMGEFAAKPWSMAVGWTLAALVIALNLALVLLPLL is encoded by the coding sequence ATGCGTAAGACCTTAATCAGCCTCACCGGCCCCGCCTTCGTTGCTGCAGTGGCTTACGTCGACCCCGGCAACGTAGCCGCCAACATCAGCGCCGGCTCCCACTACGGCTACCTCCTGGTGTGGGTACTCGTCGTGGCCAACCTCATGGCCATGTTCATCCAGTACCACTCCGCCAAACTGGGCCTAGTCACCCACCGCTCCCTGCCGGAAATCATGGGCGAGCGTCTCTCCCGCCGCGCGCGCCTAGGCATGTGGGCCCAGGCCGAGCTCATCGCCGCGGCCACCGACCTCGCCGAAGTCATCGGCGGCGCCATTGCCCTGCAACTCCTCTTCAACCTCCCCCTGTTCGCGGGCGCGCTCATCATCGGCGCGGTCTCCATCATTCTCCTCATCTTCCAGAAGAAGAACCAGTGGTTCGAGGGGCTTGTCATCGGCCTGCTCCTGGTCATCTGCATCGGCTTCCTTGCCGGCCTCGCCATCGCCCCGCCCGACCCCGCCGACGTGGCCGGCGGCCTCATCCCCCGCCTAGAGGGCAAGGACAGCATCCTGCTGGCCGCCTCCATGTTGGGCGCCACCGTCATGCCGCACGCCATTTACCTACACTCCTCCCTGACCAAGCAGCGCTACCCCGACCTGGAAATCCCCCACGTGCTGGCCGGCACCCGCGCGGACATCGCCGTGGCGCTGTCCATCGCCGGGCTCGTCAACGTGGGCCTGCTGGTCCTGGCGGGCTCGGCCCTCTACGGCGTGGACGGCACAGAGACCATCTCCGGGGCCCACACGGCGATTGCCAGCCACCTCGGCCCGCTGGCCGGCGTTCTCTTCGCCATCGGCCTGCTGGCCAGCGGCCTCGCCTCGACGTCAGTGGGCGCCTACGCCGGCTCCGAAATCATGGACGGCCTGCTTCACATCAAGGTCCCCCTACTAGTCCGCCGCCTGGTCACGCTCATCCCGGCGCTGGTCATCATCGGCTGCGGGGTCGACCCCACTATGGCACTGGTGGTCAGCCAGGCACTTCTTTCCCTGGGCATCCCCTTCGCCATCATCCCGCTTTTCCGCTATGCCGGCTCCCGGGACGTCATGGGTGAGTTCGCCGCGAAACCCTGGTCTATGGCCGTGGGCTGGACGCTTGCCGCGCTGGTCATCGCACTCAATCTCGCCCTCGTGCTCCTGCCGCTGCTCTAG
- a CDS encoding RNA polymerase sigma factor, whose protein sequence is MTHHSAADDARVTDLALRAGCGDRAALTEFIKATQDDVWRLLAHLGGPEGADDLTQETYLRVISALPRFAARSSARTWLLSLARRVWVDNIRHDMARPRKSATEYEDAMGAAPESSAAWSEWIDARTLIDALPADRREALILTQVLGYTYEEAAKIAGVRVGTIRSRVARARKDLIAGTG, encoded by the coding sequence GTGACTCACCACTCCGCAGCAGACGACGCCCGCGTCACCGACCTCGCCCTTCGGGCCGGTTGCGGCGACCGCGCGGCGCTGACGGAGTTTATCAAGGCCACCCAGGATGATGTGTGGCGCTTGCTGGCGCACCTGGGCGGGCCCGAGGGAGCTGACGATCTCACCCAAGAGACCTATCTGCGTGTCATCAGCGCCCTGCCGCGTTTCGCCGCCCGTTCCTCCGCGCGCACGTGGCTGCTCTCTCTGGCCCGGCGCGTGTGGGTGGATAATATTCGCCACGATATGGCCCGGCCGCGAAAGTCTGCCACGGAGTACGAAGACGCGATGGGCGCGGCGCCGGAAAGCTCCGCGGCGTGGAGCGAGTGGATCGACGCCCGTACGCTTATCGACGCCCTCCCTGCCGACCGCCGCGAAGCCCTCATTCTTACCCAGGTACTGGGCTATACCTATGAGGAGGCGGCCAAGATTGCCGGCGTGCGCGTGGGCACCATCCGCTCCCGTGTGGCGCGCGCCCGCAAAGATCTCATCGCGGGGACAGGATAA
- a CDS encoding catalase, which translates to MTDFTADDILNKGQRPAGKGNTTRPSGQPVPSENTSVTAGQQGPVALNDIHLIEKLAHFNRERVPERTPHAKGHGAFGELHITEDVSAYTKAKVFQKGTVTPMMGRFSTVAGEQGSPDTWRDVHGFALRFYTEEGNLDIVGNNTPVFFVRDGQKFPDFIHSQKRLGTNGLRDADMQWDFWTRNPESAHQVTYLMGDRGTPKSTRHQNGYGSHTFQWVNEEGEAFWVKYHFKTRQGVENFTDEEATTTAGQNPDCHREDLYNAIEEGNYPIWDVKVQIMPLDEAENYRFNPFDLTKVWSKKDYPLHDVGYFVLNRNPRNFFAQIEQVALDPSNIVPGVGLSPDKMLQARVFAYADQQRYRIGPNYQQLPVNQPQNVDEVNTYQHEGSMQYHFNAPEDPVYSPNRYEKGTGVLDDAAVNDRSQLETTTAAELYINPESYGSDLVRAPYVRHSEDDDFVQARDLYENVYDDAAKERLVTNITNAMAGVSEETEERVYEYWTKVHPALGQRVREVYAEKK; encoded by the coding sequence ATGACTGATTTCACCGCTGATGACATCCTGAATAAGGGCCAGCGCCCCGCTGGCAAGGGAAATACCACCCGCCCCTCGGGCCAGCCGGTGCCGTCCGAGAACACCTCGGTGACCGCCGGCCAGCAGGGCCCGGTGGCGCTCAATGATATCCACCTCATTGAAAAGCTCGCGCACTTCAACCGCGAGCGCGTGCCAGAGCGCACGCCGCACGCTAAGGGCCACGGCGCCTTTGGCGAGCTGCACATCACGGAAGATGTGTCTGCCTACACCAAGGCCAAGGTCTTCCAGAAGGGCACCGTCACCCCGATGATGGGCCGTTTTTCCACTGTGGCCGGCGAGCAGGGCTCTCCGGATACCTGGCGCGATGTGCACGGCTTTGCCCTGCGTTTCTACACCGAGGAGGGCAATCTCGACATCGTGGGTAATAACACCCCGGTCTTCTTCGTTCGCGATGGTCAAAAGTTCCCAGACTTCATCCACTCCCAGAAGCGCTTGGGTACCAATGGCCTGCGCGATGCCGATATGCAGTGGGACTTCTGGACCCGCAACCCAGAGTCTGCCCACCAAGTCACGTATCTGATGGGTGACCGCGGCACTCCGAAGTCCACCCGTCACCAGAATGGCTACGGCTCCCACACCTTCCAGTGGGTCAATGAGGAAGGCGAGGCCTTCTGGGTGAAGTACCACTTCAAGACCCGCCAGGGCGTGGAGAACTTCACCGATGAAGAGGCCACCACCACCGCCGGCCAGAACCCGGATTGCCACCGCGAGGATCTTTATAACGCCATCGAGGAGGGCAACTACCCGATCTGGGACGTTAAGGTGCAGATCATGCCGCTGGATGAGGCGGAGAATTACCGCTTCAACCCCTTCGACCTGACCAAGGTGTGGTCCAAGAAGGACTACCCGCTGCACGATGTGGGCTACTTTGTGCTCAACCGCAACCCGCGCAACTTCTTCGCGCAGATTGAGCAGGTGGCGCTCGACCCGTCCAATATCGTGCCCGGCGTTGGCCTGTCTCCGGATAAGATGCTGCAGGCTCGCGTCTTTGCTTACGCTGACCAGCAGCGTTACCGCATTGGCCCGAACTACCAGCAGCTGCCGGTCAACCAGCCGCAGAACGTGGACGAGGTCAATACCTACCAGCACGAGGGCAGTATGCAGTACCACTTCAATGCTCCAGAGGATCCGGTCTACTCGCCCAACCGCTATGAGAAGGGTACGGGCGTGCTTGATGACGCCGCTGTGAACGACCGCTCCCAGCTCGAGACCACCACCGCGGCGGAGCTCTACATCAATCCGGAGTCCTACGGCAGCGACTTGGTGCGTGCACCGTACGTTCGCCACTCCGAGGACGATGACTTCGTGCAGGCGCGCGACCTGTACGAGAACGTCTATGACGATGCCGCCAAGGAGCGCCTAGTCACCAATATCACCAACGCGATGGCCGGTGTATCCGAGGAGACCGAGGAGCGCGTCTACGAATACTGGACCAAGGTGCACCCAGCCTTGGGCCAGCGCGTGCGAGAGGTCTACGCCGAGAAGAAGTAA